tggaatggaatcattttatgacaatattactattagacccctattttaaaataaagaattgaatatacaggggtatttttgggagttttaataaaaaaattattaaatctaatttttttccctcctatttctctcaatttctctcAATGAGTGTTTCCTCCTACTCATTCAATTCCTtcctacttaaactcccaaacaagagaatgggctttccattccctccattaaaactcttaaacaaggaaatggaagaatattctaaaataattattttcattcctttccattctattccattccctcctcccaaaatgaaatagaagagttttgcatttttaggATGTCCTCTTTCGGTcacattattaattattgtattaacattttaattgttaggcctatttgaaattaattagaactactgtttccataaaaaaaatataaataaataaaataaataatatcacGTTTGtaagtctcttttttttattttttaaaaataagttctATTAGTACTAAAGATTCTTGGAATTCCAAGAAGAagagttttgtatttttatgatttCCTCTATGATCAAATTATTATTGTATTAACATTTAATTGTTAGAGTTATTTGAAACCAATTAGAACTGTTGTTaccatatataaaataaaataaaacctcaCGCTACACctattatttggttttttttttttttaataggttcaatataagagttctttttttctaatcttttacttaaaacaaaaacaaaaatgtaggAGTTCTTCTTTGTTAAACTTGGGGaccttttttaatttggtttattatttggttttttttaataggtttaTGATAACAAAAATGCTTGGATGAATTTCAAagtatctctaaaaaaaaagaaataaaaactgcagattaatcaggactctaattcattcatatctcaaattcaaaaaatcaagactctaattcattcttatctctaattcattgttatcataaagtaagtgtatctctaaaaaaaacataCCGCttcctgtaattttttttttttttttttttttttgggtattaacTTTAAcgtaaacaaaaaataaataaaaataaaaatatataataacaatcTAGCTTAATAACGTTAAcacttttttttgggataaagtgtatatatatatatatatatataactaatatgtaattaacctaaacttcttgattaggtaacttcaaggagtttagagtatttgatttttatttgaacTCCTTTTCTAGGtggagtatgtatatatatacaccgtTAGTTGGTGTAGTTTTTCATTCTCCAACttattgtacaatttttttatttaggcttCCATTTTTCTACCTACAGTCATGTAGGTATgtattttttactctaattttttattataatcaattaaatacgttttatgtatttgttgccttttgtttaagctAATTTCCTTATGTTTgtctttttttgagggggtaatttccttatgtttgatctaattcatatgttaatggtttgatccaatttaattattttgttgtccaaTATATATGTAAGTTGTCGTAGCAAATTCCAATCATAGACTATTAAATTTACATACAATTTTGCAATCTATATGgtacttagttttttttaactctgtttaattttcttcttgatttttttttttttttttgcaagtttgTCAAAAAAGATTTCAAGCATCCTAAGAAAGGTTTGTAATCTAGACGTAgaactttgcaatttttttttttttttaaattagaacaAAGGTTCTATTCCTcgaatagttttatatttaaaaagtggccaattttatgttattttgtctaaagattttaatcattaatattattattaacaataCTGCAAATCACTTATATTGTAGATTCATTAGATATAAAATTCATATGCCAATAGTTTGATACATGTAACTATAAATGATATTATAGCACAATTGATATGTTAGAAGATAATTACTTATTtggttataataattatttatattatacaaGTTTTAACATAAAAGTTGCACGGGCTTCAACTAGTTTTTATAATATGGTTCATGAAGGTTTAACTCTATGTGTAACTGCGTGAGTCCCAAACtcactttaaaaagaaaatatgggTATCGAAAATGTGGCCATTTCCATTCTCCCGGGCCCAGCAAGTATAAATCCAAACACCATCAGAATAATTCCCAGATTCATAAGATCTTTTAAGCTTGATTGAGAAGCTCGGAAAACGATTTTTTAGCAAACaatagccaccaccaccaccagcactGCACCACATACACGGTAGTTGCAGTATTTTTCTTAAGTAGGTCACGCACGTGCCACATAATTTTGCATCAATTAActcaactcaaaatcaaaaactaTCCCAAACCCACGTGggaaatccaaaaccacatccAAACATCCCTCACATTCTCTCTCCATATCATCCACATCTTCTTTCCCTACTCTGAAATCCCACCACATTTTCCAATCCTTCACAACAGTGAAACTGGAAACACTGaaaacattttcacatttttaattttccctcaaacaaaacaaaacaaaacacatatCAATATGCTTCTCTACTCTCCACTctaaaaccaaacacaaaacacaaaaaaaaaaacacacacacacaccaatgGCTCTCCCTCAGCTCATTCCCTCACACAAACCCACTTTAAACCCTAACAACAAAAACAGCAACATTCTCTCTCCCTTAAACCCCTTACAATTCCTCTCTCCCAAACCCAGTTCCCTCCACACTTTCCGCCGCGGAAAACCCACTTCCCTCCGCTGCTCCGCCTCCTCCTTCTCCGAAAAGCACCACACGAACCCGCCGAAGTCCAACGACGTCGTCGAGCTCCCACTCTTCCCTCTCCCCTTAGTCCTCTTCCCCGGCGCTATCCTCCCCTTACAGATCTTCGAGTTCCGCTACCGCATCATGATGCACACTCTCCTCCAGACCGATCTCCGCTTCGGCGTCATTTTCTCCGACGCCGTCACCGGCGCCGCCGAAGTCGGCTGCGTCGGCGAGGTAGTCAAACACGAGCGACTCGTCGACGACCGGTTCTTCCTAATCTGCAAAGGCCAAGAACGGTTCCGAGTCACCAACTTGGTCCGCACCAAACCCTATCTCGTCGCCGAGGTGACGTGGCTGGAGGACCGGCCGTCCGGCGACGGAGAGGAGGATTTGGAGTCGCTAGCGAGCGAGGTCGAGACGTATATGAAGGACGTGATTCGGCTTTCGAACCGGCTCGGCGGGAAGCCGGAGAAGGAGGTCCAGGACTTGAGGAGGAACCTATTTCCGACGCCGTTTTCGTTCTTTGTGGGTAGTACTTTTGAAGGCGCGCCGAGAGAGCAGCAAGCTTTGCTTGAGCTCGAAGACACGGCGGCGAGgcttaagagagagaaagagacttTGAGGAACACGCTCAATTATTTGACGGCTGCTTCGGCTGTTAAGGATGTGTTTCCGTCCTCGTAAAACGAACGAAAGAAGAGGATTGCggtaacttttatatttttgggcTCTTTTTTACAAGTTGTAAATTTTGATGATGTATAATTGGAATCGTTTTAGTTTTATTAGTTGTTATATATACACTTGGAAAAGTTGGAAAATTATGTAATAGTAAGAGAATTTTTGAATGGTGTATGGGTTTTTAATGATAGCATGATAACTTAGGTGTAAAACCAGTTTGTTAAGCTTATATGGGAGTTTTCTAAGCAAAGTTTGGCATCTAGTTTGTGAAATTTGCTTGAGATTGAACTATAATGGATCTGTAACGTTGTAGAGAAACATGAGTGTAGTTAAGGACTAGGTGATAGTATATCTTACAGACTGTGTGTTCAAGGAAGGCTAATTTGGAGtggtattcaatttttttatatattggcAATGTGACATGGCCTTCATGAGTTCATGACCTATTATTTTGAGAGACGGAATAAATCTCTTACATGaaatgaaagaatgaaaaatgtgTTTTATGTATTCATTagaatggtatttttttttttttacaaaaaaggaaagaagaacaAATTATTAAGTGCTTTGTTTGCGTACTGATGGTTATAAACAATATTGGTGatcaagagaagagaaaatgcATTGCTAGTTGCCAATAAACCTAAACTTTTATTGATACCAGTTGGAGTAGGACCCCTAGCTACTCTATTGGATTAGTGTTGTTTGTGATTTAGATCTTTTGACTACAAGATGATACACACATAGAGAGACAGAATAATTGGGTTTCTACTTTTAACATGGTTGGGACCTTGTTAGATGGCTTAccattattaaattgagtactACTTTCAGCATGACTTAGACTTAGTTGTGTTTAACCAAGTGGACTTTATTTTAGCTTAATGTCTATAGGCTTAGAAACAGCATGATTTCCTTTTCTTCATATAATAATACTAGATAACTTTTAGGGTGCTTTATCATGtgttaatagtttttttttttttttttggctaattaaATTGGTGGGGTGGGTTTCCAACCCCAGACTCTAGGAACCATAATCTGTAGAGGCTGTTAGTAACATACCACTGGGTAATCATTCAAACCCCAACCCTATCATGTGTTATGGTGAAAGACCAAGTGATTGAATTGAGCTAACTAGGAAATTGATTGGTAGTGGTGGGAAAAACTACTTTTGATTGGGGGACAAACCTTCATTTTTAGATCCATCTTTGACTCTTTTCTCCATCCGTCTTTATTTCATATAACTGATAACCATGATTCTGAAGGAAACTTGGTATAAGTTTTGATTCAGTAGCATTTAGTGTGCAGAACATGATTTAAAGCCAGTAGCTAGATTGGGTTGAAGGTTGGATGAGAAGGATGATATATGTTCCTTCCAACAGCTCAGATTGGAGAATCTTGATGATTAGCTGGTTTTTGGGCAATCAAAATGTCCCcaagtttattttttgaaggTTCCCTACAGTGTGTTGTCCATAGAAAGGATTATGACAATGACGAGAATTTCATCTTTTTCATTGTTTACATTTGGTTAGTTATTCCTTGAAGCTGCTAATTAtcataaatttgattttaatagTTCCTTGCATGGGTTTGATTGCGTTTTTCCTGGAATTTGGTAATTCATTTGTATGCTGTGCCTATGCTTGATGGTGAAAATCCACTGTTAATGCTAGCATTGAGCAGGTCCTAGAAACAAAACTAGAATAAGCATTGCCCTCATGAGCATCTGTAGAtgcaacataaaatttaaacatctCTTCTTATTagtctcttctttctttttgagaatacACTTATGAAAGCAAACTAGAATAAGCTTCACTCTTTATCTCGAAGCAAAGCAGAAAGCTTCACAATTCGACCATCTGGTAGAAAGTATTGATAACTCAATATGGTCCAGACTCCAGAGTATTCATACCACTTTTGTGGCTTGAGAAACCCAACGATTCCCTGTAAATAGTAGCAAGGCATGCTTCACTCCCATCTTGAGTTGGCTAAACCAAGATTTCCAGCCTATGTGTGATTTATTCTGAAGGTGCCTATGGTGCAATGCAAAGGCTGATTATCACTCCTGCTAATATTTTATGAGCAATTGCATGAAAGTGTGTTGTTCACTTTTCCTAAAGACTTGGCAACAGGTCCATTACTATTTGTTGCTTCAAAACTAGAAATGTGTAGACAAAATTACTATTAGTCTATTACTATGTTTTAGGTACCAATCAAAGTAATTGTTCCTAAACGTCTCTCGTGAATGTCTTGCCTTaacgtgtgtatatatatatatatatatatatatatatatattccatctTTAAAGTCCAAGCGGTCTTTTGCAACGTTTTGCTTCTGAACTCGAGCATTGAAATTCAGGTGTGCTATATCCTTTGGGAAATTGAAAATGAGGTTGATATGAGTCGGTTTTGATAAACTGTATATCTTATCCTAATCCACAACTCTGCGTACTTTTCAATAGAACTAGAACAAATGTTACAAGACACTATTTTTTTGTCCACATCTAAATCTCTTACGACGAAGCTTCAATCATTATTAATTCATCCATAAAGGGAATGACACGTCAAACAAGCAAGTTTTTGGAAATAATCAATCAGTCAATTTTAATAACTGAAAACAATAGGCTTCGTGTGCATATTGTGTGCATTTGGATTAggactaaaaattaaaattattttactatttaacttatttttattactattcatgagttccactacactttttgacactattcataaacttcactgtactatttcaactaacttttattttttatctatagtacttttaggaataatttttcactttcagcaaaataatCAATCAGtcaatttcaataataaaaaacaataggTTTCGTGTGCGTTTGGGTTAggactaaaaattaaaattatttcactatttagcttatttttgctactattcatgagtctcattaCATTTTTTGACATTATTCATGggcccactgtactatttcaactaatttttacctttatctatagtactttcagcaataatttttcaatttcagtaaaataagcggtatccaaacacacggTTCCTGAGTTTTGCTTTtgcgttttgctttttttttttttttttttttttttacatgcgTTTCAGGGGACAGGAGTACTGtttggccattttttttttacatttctgtCAATCAGTGGGCCCgtgtactgttcatggacccacaaatttcattttttatcaattttttcattaaaaatgggtcccacagcactattcacacatttaaaaattattttgctacagtgttttcagttttcagtttcagcaaaataagttctatccaaataCACCCCTAGTATCATGTTTACACAAGACCATATCTTTCCAAGATAAGCTAAAGAATTTTCATCCTGCGTGGGGAAATGCACAACTCATGCAACAGTTTGGCAAAAAAATTACTCACTGGTACATACTGAAGAAGTTTTTCAGGACCCAATCCTCAAAAGGAACTCCAACCACCCGACTTCGCCGAAGACCGTCTGCTCTCAACAGCTTCCATTCTTGTAACATTCCCAGCTCGCTGCAAGCATTTGATGGTTTTTATTAGTCCAGAATATGGAAAAGCAATAAACTATAAGATTTATTAAATTGGAAAAATCTTAAACTCTGTATCGAGTACAAAAAACCTGTTTGTAAAACAGTCATCAAAAGCCTTAAAGGCTAGTTTGCATTTTAAGACAATACAGCACGCGCATTTCACATGCCGTTTATCCAAGCAATACCAAGCTAAAGGTTGAGAAATTCTTTTGTCGTTTAAAGGGAGTTGAGACAAACCTTGAGGCATTGACTCCTCTTTGTATCACAAACGGGATAATCATGGGGGCAACAGTGAGTGTGGTCCTTGCAACAAACAGCTGAATTAAGCTCGCAACATTTCCAGGAAATGCAGATTCCAAGAAGGTGCCTTGCACAACAGCAGGTTTCACTTTCTCCACAGAAAGTGAAAATGTCACATTTGGTGGGACCTGGGgaaggtggaggaggaggattTGGGCTCGTTTTGGTTGGATATGAAGCTAGCATGTTGATGCCACATAGCCCTTGTGAATTCTCACTGTTCCTCAGCATGTGAATATAGCCATTCATTCCCCAACGTGTTCCCCATGAGTTTTTCACAATCCAATAGTCTACTCCATTTTCTGAACCATACCCTACAATCAATACAGCATGATCCAAAGAAGTTGAACATGGGCCAGTGAAAATCCCCTATCACAcaaataaaataggaaaaaaaaaacttattataaCAGTAATTAAGAATTCTAATGTCTTTGAGATTAAGGATTAGGACCAACCTTTGAGTACATCTGAAATTCTCTCTCACTGCCACATATACCTACACTCACAGGTTGTGTTGCCACAGCTTGTAGTAACAGTTTCTCATTAGTTGATGGCACATCAGTGTAACCATCAATTGTCACAACACGCCTTTTTAACTGCAGTGTAGTAAGAAAGAAAATGTCATCAATGGAAATGCTAACTTGAATTACAGAGCTAAAATAATATGAATGAAGCAACACAGaaacagagagaaaaaacaGACAAAACTCATAAGTATTAAACgtgaatcaaagaaaaaataacaattacCTTGTCCTTTTTGCAGGACCTTTCCCGACCTTGATAGGGATAATCATCCTCAGTATCAAGGCCATGGTTATCAATGACAAATTGATATGCATAGTCCATGAGCCCACCTTCACAGCCACTATTATAAGATTTGTCACAATCAACTAACTCCTGTTCTGAGAGGCTTTCAAGAGATCCGGTGACAATCTTATTAATACCTTCAATAGCTCCAGTAGCTGAGAATGACCAGCAAGCACCTATACAAcaaaacaactaaatttataTCTAAATCACATCAAAACGTATGCAACACATGTTTTAAcaatatgaaaatgaaattactTTCATTATAACTACAAACTTAAACGTTATGAAGTAATTACTACTGAAACTTAAGGATCTTACATtaacctctttctctctctctctctcactcgtGCTGAATTGGTGACAAGAACATTTGAATCCTTTCCATAATGTAAAGGAATGACGTTTGTTAGAACAATGACAGATCTCTTAATGTTATGAAATCTGTTGTGAACTGGCCAGTTAAGCTAAACTGATTATTGGCACAGTTGATGAAGCAGACAAGAAGAAAGCaagaaaaccataaaataatacTTGTTAACCAGATTTCTAAATCAATACATAGAATTTATCAAGTTAGAGGAATGTTCAATACCAAAAGTATTGCCCATAAAGCTAATTTGGTGCATCAGATCATTGTCTTAGAATACAAGGTTGTATGATGCGCATATAATCTCCCAAAGCCTGGTGAAAACATTGATTATGCATGCACACATACGCACACACACATAAAGATGATGAAGAGGAGTGGTAGCCCTTCCAGCAAAAGATTTTGAAggtccttttattttttatctttttcttaaaattaaagaaGCTTCAAGATATATATTTAAACTGGTCATGGTGGATTTACACATCATGCTGTAGCTTGTTAGAATGGTATCATCACCCGATTATGACTAATATCATTAGTACAAAAGTGGTCTAGCAAGCTTGAAATTAAAACATGGAGAATTCTAGGGTAAAAAAGCTTTAAAATAGTTCCCAATATTGTTTTAAAACCAAAATTCGGTATCATTTCAATTAGGTCTCTAGAATCTGCATCTAGTTGATTCCATTGAAACATCCATCTTTATGAGGATCAATCAAAAGGATTGCACTCAAAAGGCAGAAATAGGTTTTTCTTAATTGTGAAGCATGGCACCCTCCTTCAAGCACCAGAAAATCTCCCTATCATGagggatggcagatgcaacagaGATCAATTCAGGTCAGAGTTCCGATAATATAATACCACAACCATTATGCACATAGCACACAAACAGAAGGAGGATGAGAGAGTAGAAGTTAAGGTCATCATTGGAACCCCTATGACCCTATTCAGAGAGATATTTTTGCACATATAAAACTCAATCTAGTTGTATTGGGGCTCTTGGCACCTGTACATTTGCCAGCAACCTTTTCTTTCAACTTTTTAGTTTATTGGCTTATGTAAAGCTTTCCTCACATTTTCTAGCTACAACTATCATTTAACCAACTTTCAGCAAATAAGCAAATCAGCAAACTAGCAAAGTGCTCATCCATAAGGCATTCGGGTTTCTTTCTGTGTTAATGTTGTCTGAAGTGAACACCACAATTTACTTGTGATCCAATTCAAACTCAGACAACCCACATCTCAAAAAAGcataattcatcaaaaaaagcaTGAAGCCTTCAAGTTAAAATGCTTTCTAACATAGAGATCAAaactaacaataacaactaaaACCCACCAAAATTCTTAAATTCAATGATCTttattataacttataagtcATAAAGAACTTGTATATCAGAACAAGAGCTCTCATACCACAACTCCCTTGATCTTTGACCTGGGTCACAGCTCCTTCCTTCCTCCAATCCATCTCTGAAGGAATATCACGAACAAAACCCGGGTCCTGAACCTTCCCATGATTGAGTTTCATGGAAGAAGCAGGAGAGAATCCCAAGCGAGAGGCCTTGAACTCGTGGTGGGTGAGATCAGCAAAGGCATTGAGAGACAGTGCATAAGAAGAATTGCCCATATCATTGTGCTGCTTAACAAAGTCAAAGTTGTCCTCAAAGACCCTGAACCTGAACAGCTTTTCAGCTTCTGAAGAGTAAGTTTTGCCATGTTGTTTGCACCAGGCGTCGAAAAGCTCAGAGGTGGTGTGTGAAGGAGAAGAGAAAGTGAGGtgttggaaaagaagaaaagtgatgagaaaggaagaagaaaggagGTTCATTTTTGTTAGAGAGGGGAGAgggtgatttggggtttttaggaatgtttgtttgtttggaaatTGATTGAGGTGTGCCTACTGCCTAGAAATGTGGGCAGCCAAAGAGGCTGTGAAACTTGGCCTTTCTTATAGGGAAGTGTCTTAAGAAATTTTTGAGGTACTTGACTaattataaatatcaaattcataGGTGCATTGTAAGTAGGGAGaatgtgattgttttttatttattattttttttggcttttgttaTCAAATGCGGACACTGGGTAAGGTGGTAATACTTTATTAAGCAATatttttgtacatttttttaaaaataaagtcaatcactcactctctctctctctctctctttcgcGACCCAAAAAGAGGGGttttgcattccatggaattccacatcgcctagggaagcacatgagaatgtgtttataaggaatgacctcccttcaatgtatagaggccttttccccagcgcaacctggggaagaacaaaaccataaGGGATATGggccccaaagtggacaatatctacacagttgggaCGGGGTCGTTACAAATAGTATTAGAGCCATGCTCTAGCCGAAAGTGTGGGCCCCACACGCGAGGACGCGTGTGTCGgtaaggggggtggattgtagtgacccaaaaagttGAGACGGAATCGTTACACTACAACTTATAATTGAACATGTTTCAGGCTATAACAAAGATGATTGATtttataacataaaatatataagaaatttgttttttcccCACTTTTCCGTGATTATAAATAATCACAATTCTTTTTACTCACAACAACCAAATATAACGAATGATATGTTAAGACTTAAGGTACATCTTTATAATTTTCTTCATGTAGGGGGGATGTATTAAGAATAAGAAGCCAGCCAACCAATCAGCCAATGAGCGATCAAGTTGATTCAAATTCAGATGACAAAGATTCTAATTTGAGTAACAAATCCATTTGCTACTACTTTATTtgactttttgctgaaaatttattaaaatataattatctcttaaaaaaagacctcaaaatattattcataaactagaaaaattaaaggaaaaagttGATCTTTTGAATTTTGTAGATAAGGGGTTTCATCACCTTTATTAGATTCACTTTTTATGAGACAAGGCATATCCATTTTGGTGTAACGTTCAGTTGAATGCAAACACAAATTAAGGatgttaaattatataataaggGGTTTCATCACCTTTCTTTGCCAACgcttaggttatgtttggtaatcgtttttgttttccaaaacttgtttttaagaataaaaataaataaaaataactttcttatgttttcaaagtaaaaaacctGTTTGTTagttgaaaaggaaaaacacCATACAAAAGAAGTTTCCATTTCAGTATTTTTGGCATCCATTATAACATaagcacaaaagaaaaaataaataaatggaagatGAGGAAAAATCCAAAGTTCTGGTATTGATGGGTTTAAGTCCCTTCCAACGATATTAATATATGGGTTCATTTGAGTTGGTCCAAATACAATGTACTCACTAGTGTATTAAGTTATAACATACACCATGATCAGACCAATATTTAAATTACTGgagtacctcttttcttttgttctttgaGAATATGTTAATCGCTtgtctaaataaaaaaatctattagcAAATGTCAAAAGAAGTGATTCTCCCATTAGCACGTAGAATTGGCGAACCCACACATTAAACCTTAAGGCCGCCACTTCCAAAAGCTACTACCACATTAGATAAAACATAAGCAACAATGTGAGATTCTAGCAAGGCAAACATAAATCAATAGCAAATTCTTGGTACCAAAAAGCAAACAAATCGCACCTCAATTTGGTTAATTTATGCCACCAAAAAGTAAATCAAGGCCCCTGTAACCTATCAAAGTCACCAAAGAGCAAAGGTGGTCCTCTTCTTTAAGATTGCTTAGTTACACAGAGTGGTGTGCAAAAATAACTAGTCTCTGtgtgagagggaaaaaaaatgctaaaattccTTGTTTTGCTTCCAGTGGGGTTCGAACTGAGGCGCTGATTCATTAATTGTGGGTTTCAAGCTATTTTCTCCGTGTTTTTAAAGAgcttgaaattgaaaacaggTAAATGcatgtttttaatttcctttGTATTTTGAGAATTAAGAACTATTTTGGTTTCAGTTTGTTTTTAGTtatcaaataagtttttttgggtaagaaaatagaaaactatTCTTAAGAatagaaaacaaaggaaaaaaacagTTAACAAACATACCCTTAACTTTTGGGGCTTAGGGTTTTTGCGTGTTATTCAATACCCGCACTTTGTATTGTTAACAATTTACACATAAAATAATAccacattttcattttttaattacttttttttttcccgtaTTTTGTTTACAAATTGATACATCAGTTTGTAtttagcaataaaaaaaaactgatacatcaatttgtaaagtttatataataaaatttgtagtatccaAAACATCATTAtcaaagagaacaaaagaaTTTAGAGTTCATACTTTAAACACCTATGCCAAAAGTCTTGTTACTCCtgtaaatatttcattttaaaatatacacccctctttagaaaaaataaaaatacaattccaCAATTGTAAAAGTGGATAATACAATTACTGGAAAatttaggttatgtttggtaatagtttttgttttttattttcaaaatgtgaAAATGTACACCCCTCtttatttcttgtatttttgaaataaaaaagatgtttggttagttgaaattaaaaatatagttttttaaagaaaaaaaaatagaaaatactaaaatatgttgttagtAGGATTCGAACtttaatgctaactcattaaatgagatagattcattaaattaaatgcatatGTTGTTAGGGAAAGatgttttttatgggataaCTTAAAAACCCTGTCTGTGAGACATAATCTTCCTTGGGTAGTGATGGAGGATTTCAATGATGTAACTAGGGAAGAGGAGAAATTGGGTGGGAATGGCATTTGTAATAGGAGGGTCTCTGAATATATCAGTTGTATGGATTTTTGCAACCTTCTAGACCTAGGTTTCTTAGGGGCAAAATTCACGTGGACCAATCGGAAGGATTTATCTTATCTTATTCAACAAAGGTTAGATAGAGTTTGGGTGAATTCAGAATGGAAGTTGTGTTTTCCTAAGGCTTTTGTTTCCCATTTAGCCCACATTAATTCGGATCACTGCTTTCTTCTCGTCTTTGGTTCCCAAT
This DNA window, taken from Quercus robur chromosome 2, dhQueRobu3.1, whole genome shotgun sequence, encodes the following:
- the LOC126712330 gene encoding uncharacterized protein LOC126712330 encodes the protein MALPQLIPSHKPTLNPNNKNSNILSPLNPLQFLSPKPSSLHTFRRGKPTSLRCSASSFSEKHHTNPPKSNDVVELPLFPLPLVLFPGAILPLQIFEFRYRIMMHTLLQTDLRFGVIFSDAVTGAAEVGCVGEVVKHERLVDDRFFLICKGQERFRVTNLVRTKPYLVAEVTWLEDRPSGDGEEDLESLASEVETYMKDVIRLSNRLGGKPEKEVQDLRRNLFPTPFSFFVGSTFEGAPREQQALLELEDTAARLKREKETLRNTLNYLTAASAVKDVFPSS
- the LOC126712329 gene encoding zingipain-2, coding for MNLLSSSFLITFLLFQHLTFSSPSHTTSELFDAWCKQHGKTYSSEAEKLFRFRVFEDNFDFVKQHNDMGNSSYALSLNAFADLTHHEFKASRLGFSPASSMKLNHGKVQDPGFVRDIPSEMDWRKEGAVTQVKDQGSCGACWSFSATGAIEGINKIVTGSLESLSEQELVDCDKSYNSGCEGGLMDYAYQFVIDNHGLDTEDDYPYQGRERSCKKDKLKRRVVTIDGYTDVPSTNEKLLLQAVATQPVSVGICGSEREFQMYSKGIFTGPCSTSLDHAVLIVGYGSENGVDYWIVKNSWGTRWGMNGYIHMLRNSENSQGLCGINMLASYPTKTSPNPPPPPSPGPTKCDIFTFCGESETCCCARHLLGICISWKCCELNSAVCCKDHTHCCPHDYPVCDTKRSQCLKRAGNVTRMEAVESRRSSAKSGGWSSF